The following coding sequences lie in one Geotoga petraea genomic window:
- a CDS encoding DEAD/DEAH box helicase: MNKNYEVIANSIINEASDEIYEKALKIFNDDEFEQFDLEENNGELNITATIKGFHLKAFVSSIYDYRYECDCNYSEENIGVCEHFTAVLLKMKTKKDEGYKVYQELFENDYEILSPIDEIYLKNIKSKIFLDSNWIKGIEKNPYFYKDIYQILGSKSSEDYKLKSFELLKEKDLDIYFDDGSRIVFGESINLNLIIDKFENYYLLKWVFTDGFNDYEIIDYFYSETDIAIQDSEGFIRILNLKDFFDLSNIENFILDKKDLIKFLNDFRDNIFQKGIKIKTNDEDINFLVNENRFVLYVYKLIDGFKLITKVKVGNSEYSIGEIKKKFVSKKITNRLETIKNIVNIEFNDDGETFLKPDAFVNFLDKIEQLDGLNLEIRFSKNINIVKKPDFNLMTYKNDNFFTGELYFGFNNLLEYIDQIENGKYIVFKNGDLVEIPDNIREIARKLYYEKDLKFSDLVKNSEIIEGEAYDYLQDLKQIKNIEDYELKNFHGELRHYQYEGYKFLRFLDDNQLSGILADDMGLGKTVQIIAFLANIVKGDEKVIIICPKSLVYNWADEIDKFSDLNYQVYNSGANIRENIIISSYGNILNSKNIQNQYYDYIIIDEAQVIKNSWTKTSRVIKKLDGKMKIALSGTPLENSLADLHSIFEFILPGYLPNKSKFISEINEKDKKEKYLKMIKPFVLRRKKEDVLDDLPEKIEENIFLDMTEEQEKLYKKMLSEIRSKFEREEVESFSVLEGLLRLRQISNHPRLVFDNYKYLSGKIEFIREFMEEINETDHKVVIFSQFVTMLDIIKEILQEQNIDYSYIYGISKNRTQIINKFNEKPDKKVLLLSLKAAGVGLNITGADYVIHFDPWWNPAVEDQATDRVYRIGQKRNVVVYKLITKNSIEEKILKLKNKKKSLYDEYIDKNIMNKISKEELIDILNM, encoded by the coding sequence ATGAATAAGAATTATGAAGTTATTGCAAATTCTATCATCAATGAAGCCAGTGACGAAATTTATGAAAAAGCTTTAAAAATATTTAACGATGATGAATTTGAACAATTTGATCTTGAAGAAAATAATGGTGAATTAAATATAACAGCAACTATCAAAGGCTTTCATTTGAAAGCCTTTGTTTCTAGTATTTACGATTATAGATATGAATGTGATTGTAATTATTCTGAAGAGAACATAGGTGTTTGTGAACATTTTACAGCAGTTTTGTTAAAGATGAAAACAAAAAAAGATGAGGGTTACAAAGTTTATCAAGAATTATTTGAAAATGATTATGAAATATTATCTCCAATTGATGAAATATACTTAAAAAACATAAAATCAAAAATTTTTTTGGATTCTAATTGGATAAAAGGTATAGAAAAAAATCCTTATTTTTATAAAGATATTTATCAAATATTGGGAAGTAAAAGTTCAGAAGATTATAAATTAAAATCTTTTGAACTTTTGAAAGAAAAGGATTTAGACATTTATTTTGACGATGGGAGTAGAATAGTTTTTGGTGAAAGCATTAATCTCAATCTTATTATAGATAAATTTGAGAATTATTACCTTTTAAAATGGGTGTTTACAGATGGGTTTAACGATTATGAAATCATTGATTACTTTTATTCAGAAACTGATATTGCAATCCAAGATTCAGAAGGATTTATCAGAATACTAAATTTAAAAGATTTTTTTGATCTGAGTAATATAGAGAATTTTATATTAGATAAAAAAGATTTGATAAAATTTTTAAATGATTTTAGAGACAATATTTTTCAGAAAGGTATAAAAATAAAGACTAACGATGAAGATATAAATTTTTTGGTTAATGAAAACAGGTTTGTTCTATACGTTTACAAATTGATTGATGGGTTTAAATTAATAACAAAAGTCAAAGTCGGAAATTCTGAATACTCCATTGGAGAAATAAAAAAGAAATTTGTTTCAAAAAAAATCACTAATAGACTTGAAACTATAAAAAATATAGTTAACATTGAATTTAATGATGACGGAGAAACTTTTTTAAAACCAGATGCTTTCGTAAACTTTTTGGATAAGATAGAACAATTAGATGGTTTAAACCTGGAAATAAGATTTTCAAAAAATATAAACATAGTTAAAAAGCCTGATTTTAATTTAATGACATACAAAAATGACAATTTCTTCACAGGTGAGCTTTATTTTGGTTTTAACAACCTTCTTGAATATATTGATCAAATTGAGAATGGCAAATATATAGTGTTCAAAAACGGAGACTTGGTAGAAATACCAGATAATATAAGAGAAATAGCGCGAAAGCTTTACTATGAAAAGGATCTAAAATTTTCTGATCTTGTAAAAAATTCTGAAATAATAGAAGGAGAAGCCTATGATTATCTGCAAGATCTTAAGCAGATTAAAAATATTGAAGATTATGAGCTTAAAAATTTTCATGGGGAATTGAGGCATTATCAATATGAAGGTTATAAATTTTTGAGGTTTTTGGATGATAACCAATTATCTGGGATACTTGCAGATGATATGGGGTTGGGAAAGACAGTACAAATAATTGCCTTTTTAGCAAATATAGTAAAAGGTGATGAAAAAGTTATCATCATATGTCCAAAATCACTTGTGTATAACTGGGCCGATGAAATAGATAAATTTTCTGATTTGAATTATCAAGTATATAATTCAGGGGCAAATATTAGAGAAAATATAATCATATCCAGTTACGGAAACATACTTAACTCTAAAAATATTCAAAATCAATATTATGACTACATAATTATTGATGAAGCACAGGTGATAAAAAATTCTTGGACTAAAACATCAAGAGTTATAAAAAAGCTTGATGGCAAGATGAAAATAGCTTTATCTGGAACTCCTTTGGAAAATTCTTTAGCTGATTTACACAGTATCTTTGAATTCATACTTCCAGGATATTTACCGAATAAATCAAAGTTTATTTCTGAAATAAACGAGAAAGACAAAAAAGAAAAATATCTAAAAATGATAAAACCTTTTGTTTTGAGAAGAAAAAAAGAAGATGTGTTAGATGATCTACCTGAAAAAATAGAAGAGAATATTTTTCTCGATATGACTGAAGAACAAGAAAAGTTGTATAAAAAAATGTTGTCAGAAATAAGATCAAAATTTGAAAGAGAAGAAGTCGAATCGTTTTCTGTATTAGAAGGTTTGTTAAGGTTGAGACAGATATCCAATCACCCAAGATTGGTATTTGACAATTATAAATATCTTTCTGGAAAAATAGAGTTCATAAGAGAGTTCATGGAAGAGATTAATGAAACTGATCATAAAGTGGTTATATTTTCACAATTTGTAACCATGCTTGATATTATTAAAGAGATATTACAAGAACAAAATATTGATTATTCATATATCTATGGTATAAGCAAAAATAGAACTCAGATTATAAATAAATTTAATGAAAAACCAGATAAAAAAGTTTTGCTTTTGAGTTTAAAGGCTGCTGGAGTTGGCCTAAATATAACTGGGGCAGATTACGTGATACACTTTGACCCATGGTGGAACCCTGCGGTTGAAGATCAAGCTACTGATAGAGTATATAGAATTGGTCAAAAAAGGAATGTAGTTGTTTATAAATTAATCACTAAAAATTCAATAGAAGAGAAAATTCTGAAGCTTAAAAACAAAAAGAAATCTTTATACGATGAATATATAGATAAAAATATTATGAATAAAATTTCAAAAGAAGAGTTAATAGATATACTAAATATGTGA
- the rimP gene encoding ribosome maturation factor RimP — MSEDFRDKIIKKSEEIAKSLGLELFEINITGPKRKKNIEITIDHPKESVSIEMCEKFSREIEPWFDSIDIPFKSYNLIVSSPGIDRALRGLKDYKRFKNRLAKFILSERIENRTVFIGHIKDADEERVIVHERDSKKDFEIPINTIKKANLEIDL, encoded by the coding sequence ATGAGCGAAGACTTCAGGGATAAGATTATAAAAAAATCTGAAGAAATAGCTAAATCCTTAGGATTAGAACTTTTCGAAATAAATATAACTGGCCCGAAAAGGAAAAAGAATATCGAAATTACAATCGACCATCCAAAAGAAAGCGTTTCCATAGAAATGTGTGAAAAGTTCTCAAGAGAAATAGAACCTTGGTTTGATAGCATAGATATTCCTTTTAAAAGCTATAACCTTATAGTAAGTTCTCCAGGAATCGATAGAGCTTTAAGAGGACTAAAAGACTATAAGAGATTTAAAAACAGACTTGCTAAATTTATTTTAAGCGAAAGAATTGAAAACAGAACCGTTTTTATCGGTCATATAAAAGATGCCGATGAAGAAAGAGTTATAGTTCATGAAAGAGATTCAAAAAAAGATTTTGAAATACCG